The region aatttgatatcatattctgtaaaaagaaaaacttaattAAGAATACATATTCCTACCTAAATAGTTAAGCATTTTTTTCTAGGTTCTCGAAATGCGAATGGAACAAAAACGGCAAAACCTTACAAACAAGGACTGGGAAAGAGGATGAATCCAACATTCGAGCACCCCGATTGTTCATCGAGAATCTGGAAAATTTCTTATCCCAATCGCCCCAGTTGGACAACCGCATCATTCTGGACAATCTGAATACGATTATTTTTGCTGCCACCGACACTTCGGCCACCGTGGCCTCCACCACCCTTCTTATGCTGGCCATGCATCCGGAAGTTCAGGAACGTGTCTACCAGGAGGTGATCAGCGTGGCACCCAGTGGTCCTCTCGAGTATCAAGATGTATCGAAACTGGAGTACATGGAAATGGTTATAAAGGAATCGATGCGACTGGTTCCGGTTGTTGCCTTGGTTGGGCGCATTTGCGAAAAAGATCTAACGGTTGGAGAGTATGAGATTCCAGCTGGAGCGGAGATCGTGATTCCGATTATCAAATTGCACCGCAATAAGCGAATCTGGGGACCGAATGCGGAAGAATTTGATCCGGAAAATTTCTCCCGTGGGAACTGTGCTAAAATGCACCCCTATGCGTTTCTGGCATTCAGTGGAGGTGCGCGGAATTGCATCGGAATGAAGTATGCGTATTTAACTCTAAAGATTGTGCTGGCTAATCTGTTACAGCACTATCGATTCAGTACCCGGTTGAAACTGGACGAATTGAAGTTCCATGCTTCAATTGTGCTGC is a window of Uranotaenia lowii strain MFRU-FL unplaced genomic scaffold, ASM2978415v1 HiC_scaffold_1300, whole genome shotgun sequence DNA encoding:
- the LOC129759255 gene encoding probable cytochrome P450 313a4, producing the protein TGKEDESNIRAPRLFIENLENFLSQSPQLDNRIILDNLNTIIFAATDTSATVASTTLLMLAMHPEVQERVYQEVISVAPSGPLEYQDVSKLEYMEMVIKESMRLVPVVALVGRICEKDLTVGEYEIPAGAEIVIPIIKLHRNKRIWGPNAEEFDPENFSRGNCAKMHPYAFLAFSGGARNCIGMKYAYLTLKIVLANLLQHYRFSTRLKLDELKFHASIVLQIANGHM